The following proteins are encoded in a genomic region of Thermococcus henrietii:
- a CDS encoding phosphohexomutase domain-containing protein: MEVYYSQRFNPEELALLGRAIGTVSHGTIIVGRDGRAISRYGKRAMVVGIVSTGSTIMDVRLIPLIALKDFAHKKGLPLAYVYYYGGVRVYVSGIDVDEINAILESRSFIEAQPNDIGATVYYPNALDDFMHDVFKHYNFKLEGKALVDAMNTPAVLFFPRMNEHFGFEVELMNDMMTSYLPPKPKEVFLHKLSKGDYDFGMRFRPDGVVEFYKDGERKEFMSMWSLFDYLKRL, encoded by the coding sequence GTGGAAGTGTATTATTCGCAGAGGTTTAATCCCGAGGAGCTTGCCCTCCTTGGAAGGGCCATAGGAACCGTTTCCCATGGTACGATAATAGTGGGCAGGGACGGAAGGGCCATCTCACGCTATGGAAAGAGGGCGATGGTTGTTGGCATAGTCAGCACCGGTTCAACAATAATGGACGTCCGCCTGATTCCGCTCATAGCACTCAAGGACTTCGCCCATAAGAAGGGCCTCCCCCTTGCGTACGTCTACTACTACGGGGGCGTCCGCGTCTACGTCAGTGGAATCGACGTCGACGAGATAAACGCCATCCTCGAGAGCAGGAGCTTCATCGAGGCCCAGCCCAACGATATCGGTGCGACGGTCTACTACCCCAACGCCCTTGACGACTTCATGCACGACGTCTTCAAGCACTACAACTTCAAGCTTGAGGGAAAAGCCCTCGTTGATGCAATGAACACCCCTGCGGTGCTCTTCTTCCCAAGGATGAACGAGCACTTTGGCTTCGAGGTCGAGCTCATGAACGACATGATGACCAGCTACCTGCCACCGAAGCCCAAGGAGGTCTTCCTCCACAAGCTGAGCAAAGGCGACTACGACTTTGGAATGCGCTTTAGACCCGATGGCGTCGTTGAGTTCTACAAGGACGGCGAGCGGAAGGAATTCATGAGTATGTGGTCCCTCTTCGACTACCTCAAAAGGCTCTAA
- the tmk gene encoding dTMP kinase — protein sequence MGIFIVLEGIDGAGKSTQAKLLKLWFEEKGYEVVLTKEPTDTPFGKLIRKLVLTGGREGIIDGAKISHEAEALLFAADRAEHVDKLIKPALESGKVVISDRYFYSSLAYQWARGLDLEWLIDLNRFAIRPDLVLLLDLPVKESMKRISRRSIKTEFDKIVELQKKVRENYLKLAERFPEIKIVNALEDVDGVHRQIVALVEALLEK from the coding sequence TTGGGGATATTCATTGTGCTTGAGGGCATAGACGGCGCTGGAAAGTCAACCCAGGCAAAGCTGCTCAAGCTGTGGTTTGAAGAAAAGGGTTACGAGGTCGTTCTCACCAAGGAACCGACGGACACTCCCTTCGGCAAGCTCATCAGGAAGCTCGTTTTGACGGGTGGAAGGGAGGGAATCATTGACGGGGCTAAAATAAGCCACGAGGCCGAGGCTTTACTCTTCGCGGCGGACAGGGCCGAACACGTTGACAAGCTCATAAAACCCGCGCTCGAATCCGGAAAGGTTGTGATTTCGGACCGATACTTCTACTCCTCCCTTGCATACCAATGGGCGAGGGGACTCGACCTTGAGTGGCTGATAGACCTCAACCGCTTTGCAATAAGGCCCGACCTCGTTCTGCTCCTCGACCTTCCCGTCAAGGAGAGCATGAAGCGCATAAGCAGGAGGAGCATAAAGACCGAGTTCGACAAGATAGTGGAGCTTCAGAAGAAGGTTCGCGAAAACTACCTAAAGCTCGCGGAGCGCTTTCCTGAGATTAAAATCGTCAACGCACTGGAGGACGTTGATGGTGTCCACAGGCAGATTGTTGCACTCGTTGAGGCTCTGCTCGAGAAGTGA